The Poriferisphaera corsica DNA segment GAGAAAACAGGGTGAAGCGATTTTGGGGATCAGAGCGCTGAGCAGGGACATGACTGAGCGAGCTGAGGAGCGGGCTGTGGCGTTGTTGTCGGAGGCGCTAAAGCGGGTTCGAGAGCAGGAACGTCAACAGGAACTTGAAGAGCTCATTGAGGAAAGAGCTGCATTGATTGAGCGGTATCGCGCATTAGCAAGTATGCAGCGGACGATTAGAGATAAGACTGGTGTATTGGGTCAATCTAATGAGAAAGGACGGAAGTTACGGGTGAAGTGGTTAGCTGTCGCTAAGGAAGAAGGTGAGGTTCGTGAGAAGGCGGCTGAGTTGGGTGAAGAAGTGAAGGAGCATGTGGTTTTTGTGTATGAGCATGGACGGGTAGATGATGATGCAGATCAAGTACAGCAGATGTTTAGACGGGGTGTACGTCGTGAGGATGAGCTGAGGGGTGCGATACGACTGCAAGAAAGGATTGTGCGGTCGTTGGAGATGATGGCTGATGTATTAGAACAGCAGAATGAAGAGAGTCAGTATGCGATGAATGAGAGCGGTGGGAATAGTGGGGGTGGGGATGGCGCGGGGGGGGAGGATGCGAAGATGATTCCGCCGATTGCGGAATTGCGGCTGCTTCGTGCGATGCAATTGGATGTGAACGAAAAGACGGTGGAGGAAGATGAGGTTCGTGATATGGCTGAGCTATCTCAGCGGCAGATGGATATTGCACAGTTAGGTGAACAGATGTTGAAAAAAATGAATGAAAAGAAAAACGCGGCAGATGCAACTAAGCAAGTTGTTGAGGAGGTGGGGTCATGAAGCGATGGCATTTAAATTTTGAGGTGTGTGTGTGGTCATTGATTTTGTTTGCGCTGCTTATAGGCGGCCTTGGGGGGATGGTGTGGGGCCAATCACTTGACGAACTTTTAGGTCTTGAGGGTGATGGGGAAAATGTGGAGCAGAAAGAGATTACTGAAGAAAAACCCAGTTTGGAATTGGAGCTAATGCAGGGGGAGGATGAGTTAGTAAGAATGTTGCGGGATGAGAATCCAGCGGATTTGTTTGAACAGGTGATTGTAGAGATGCGCGATGTGGGTGGTTGGTTGAAAGGTGGGGAATTCGGCGATCAGACGCAGCGCGGTCAACGTGAGATTGTTTTAAAACTCGATCAGATTATTGCTCAGGCGAAACAAAACCAGGGCGGAAAAGGTGGTGGGAAAGGCGGACAAAAACAGAAGCAGTCGAATCAGGATCGATCAGGGGAGCAACAAGCAGGTCAGAAGAAAGGGCAAGGGGGTCAGCAGGGTAAGGCGCAACGGAGTCGGGGTGAGAATAAGGGGCAGGCGGGTGTGAGTGAGGCGAGGAAGGCTGTGGGAGATGAGGGTAAGTTACGTGAATCAAGAAGTGAATGGGGACAGTTGCCGGAACGTGTTCGGAAGGAAATTGAAGAAGGTATGAATGAGCGGTATAGCGTGAAGTACCGGCGATTGACAGAGCTGTACTACAAACGTCTGGTTGAGTTGCAAAATGAAAAACAATCGCAAGGGGATCAGCAATGAGCTATTTTATGGTTAGACGATGGTTTTATCTGGCGGTGATGATTCTGTTGATGGTGTTGGTTTGCTCGAATGATGTCATGGGGATTAGTGGTGAAGGGCGGGGGGCTGAGGAGGTGGGGTTTGATGAGATTACGGTTGAGATGAGGGAGGCGGTTGATCGGGCGCTGGGGTATTTGGCTGGGGCGCAAGCTGCGGATGGGAGTTATGGTTCTGAAAGATATCCGAAGCATGTGGGGATGACGTCTTTGGCGGCGATGGCGTTTATGGCGGATGGTCATTTGCCGGGTCGGGGGAGGTATGGGCGGAATGTTGAAAAGGCGGTGGATTTTGTATTGCGTAGTGCGGCAGAGTCGGGGTTCATCTCGGCGGATACGTCGCATGGGCCGATGTATGGGCATGGGTTTGCGACGCTGATGTTGGGGGAGGTGTATGGGATGACGGGGGATTCGCGAGTGAGGGAGATTTTGATTAAGGCTGTGCGGTTGATTGTGAATACACAGAATCATGAGGGAGGGTGGCGGTATCATCCGATCCCGTTTGATGCAGATATTTCGGTGACGATCTGTCAGATTATGGCGTTAAGGAGTGCAAGGAATGCGGGATTGAGCGTGCCGAAGGAAACGATTGATCGGGCGGTGAAATATGTGAGGCAATGCCAAAACCCGGCGGATGGTGGGTTTCGGTATATGTTGTCGTCTGGTGGCTCTGCGTTTCCGCGGTCTGCGGCGGGGGTTGCGAGTTTGTTTTATGCGGGGGTGTATGAGGGAGAGGATATCAAACGCGGGGTGAATTATCTGATGACAGAGGGTGGGAATATCACGTTTCGCAGTGGTGGGCATTATTATTATGGGCATTATTACGCGGGGCAGGCGATGTATTTGGCGGGTGGACAGTATTGGGAGGTGTGGTATCCACGGATACGTGATGAGCTGGTGAGTAAGCAAAATGAGGATGGGAGTTGGGACTCATCACATGGGGGATCGTATGGAACTTCGATGGGTTTACTTATTTTGCAAATACCGAACCGTTTATTGCCGATATTTCAGAGGTAAGAGCGCCTGTATTTTTTATTAACTGATCAGGGCAGGGTGTTGGGTGAGAGTAGCCATTATGCGAAGAATGTGTACGGCATATTTGATGGGGGGGCTATTATCGGTTCTAATCGCTGGTTCGACAGCGTGGAGCGCTGTGCCGATGTTGGTGATGGATAAGCAACTGCGGGAGCAGCGGGTCTATTTGAAGGGGGTTAATGATGGTGAGATTGTTTATTTAGATGCGCAAAGACGGTTATACAAGCGATCGATCGATAAATTTGTACGTTTGGAAGAAGTCTCAGAGCGTGAGTTAGAAATACCGGTTGATGTGGGTGTGATCGAGTTTGTGGATGGTCAGCGGATTAGAGGGAAGATTAGTGTCGGGGATGCGACGGATGAGGGCGGTTTTTATTGGGAGTGTATGATTGGTGACCGCTGGGAGAAGCAGGCAGAGATCAGCGCTTTTGAGCAGGCGGTTGGTGTGAATCAGCGTGAGCAGGATGTTGAGGAGGGATATCGTGAACGGATCGCGGTTAATCTGGATG contains these protein-coding regions:
- a CDS encoding prenyltransferase/squalene oxidase repeat-containing protein produces the protein MSYFMVRRWFYLAVMILLMVLVCSNDVMGISGEGRGAEEVGFDEITVEMREAVDRALGYLAGAQAADGSYGSERYPKHVGMTSLAAMAFMADGHLPGRGRYGRNVEKAVDFVLRSAAESGFISADTSHGPMYGHGFATLMLGEVYGMTGDSRVREILIKAVRLIVNTQNHEGGWRYHPIPFDADISVTICQIMALRSARNAGLSVPKETIDRAVKYVRQCQNPADGGFRYMLSSGGSAFPRSAAGVASLFYAGVYEGEDIKRGVNYLMTEGGNITFRSGGHYYYGHYYAGQAMYLAGGQYWEVWYPRIRDELVSKQNEDGSWDSSHGGSYGTSMGLLILQIPNRLLPIFQR